Proteins encoded within one genomic window of Haladaptatus sp. QDMS2:
- a CDS encoding DUF5788 family protein, protein MKEFERKQRLERVEREGATVGADIPDRITVQGEPLDLRSFVFEIKRLDTIPDGKQAEVDEAKKNLRRERNERLARLEDGDITVEEADELVNTIIGIDRALNALEQLGPANLEQKMSVQQAADQKRWMNFLKQALGKEKSQGRGR, encoded by the coding sequence GTGAAAGAGTTCGAGCGAAAACAGCGCCTTGAACGCGTAGAACGCGAGGGCGCGACGGTGGGTGCGGACATCCCCGACCGCATCACGGTACAGGGCGAGCCGCTCGACCTGCGGTCGTTCGTCTTCGAAATCAAGCGCCTCGATACGATTCCCGACGGCAAACAGGCCGAGGTCGACGAGGCGAAAAAGAACCTCCGACGCGAGCGAAACGAGCGGTTGGCCCGTCTCGAAGACGGTGACATCACGGTCGAGGAGGCAGACGAGCTGGTAAACACGATTATCGGCATCGACCGGGCGTTGAACGCGCTCGAACAGCTCGGGCCGGCAAACTTAGAGCAGAAGATGTCGGTCCAGCAGGCCGCAGACCAGAAACGGTGGATGAACTTCCTGAAACAGGCCCTCGGCAAGGAGAAGAGTCAGGGGCGGGGTCGATGA
- the polX gene encoding DNA polymerase/3'-5' exonuclease PolX, whose product MSRNDEVATLFEEFADLLDANDVAYKPRSYRNAAENIREHHRDIEALAADGQDTVEEISGVGDAISSKIIEYFETGEIAELEALRAELPVDMAELTAVEGVGPKTVGKLYEALGITTLDELEEAAKAGKIQEVSGFGAKTEENILENIPFARESQQRELLGDARPLAESILAYFEDVAEAEKWEVAGSLRRWKATIGDIDILAGSDDPEALIEAFTGWPDVDVVIESGTKKASVRSSGLRIDLRVVDVADFGAALQYFTGSKAHNVHLRNVAIDQDLKMNEYGVFDVSGVDDPDAGQRVGERIAGETEESMYDAVGVPWMPPELREDRGEIEAALDGTLPTLVEERDIRGDLHLHTEWSDGNNTIAEMVEGAAEFGHEYLCISDHATGPGMVGGVGLDDEELLEQLEEIRSVAADADIEVFAGVEANIDADGGISIGDEVAEALDIVVASPHSGLDGDATDRLVTAVSNPDVNILGHPTGRLLNQRSGLEFDIEAVAKAAAKHETALEINANPHRLDLSGSMVQQALKHGATISINTDAHSPASYSLIRYGVHTARRGWAEADDVVNTWPTDDVREFIE is encoded by the coding sequence ATGAGCCGAAACGACGAGGTGGCGACGCTGTTCGAGGAGTTCGCAGACCTCCTCGACGCGAATGACGTGGCGTACAAACCCCGTTCGTACCGGAACGCCGCAGAGAACATCCGAGAGCACCACCGCGACATCGAAGCGCTCGCAGCAGACGGACAGGACACCGTCGAAGAGATTTCGGGCGTCGGCGACGCCATCTCCTCGAAGATCATCGAGTACTTCGAGACGGGGGAAATCGCGGAGCTCGAAGCACTCAGAGCAGAGCTGCCGGTCGATATGGCGGAACTCACCGCCGTCGAAGGCGTCGGGCCGAAAACCGTCGGCAAACTCTACGAAGCACTCGGCATCACCACGCTCGACGAACTGGAGGAGGCCGCGAAAGCCGGAAAGATTCAGGAGGTCTCGGGATTCGGCGCGAAGACGGAGGAGAACATCCTCGAAAACATCCCCTTCGCCCGCGAGTCCCAGCAGCGCGAACTGCTCGGGGACGCCCGCCCGCTCGCCGAATCGATTCTCGCGTACTTCGAGGACGTCGCCGAGGCCGAAAAGTGGGAGGTCGCAGGCTCCCTCAGACGCTGGAAAGCCACCATCGGCGACATCGACATCCTCGCGGGCAGCGACGACCCCGAAGCCCTCATCGAGGCGTTCACCGGGTGGCCCGACGTAGACGTCGTCATCGAATCCGGGACCAAGAAGGCCTCGGTGCGCTCGTCGGGTCTCAGAATCGACCTTCGCGTGGTCGACGTCGCCGACTTCGGCGCGGCGCTCCAGTACTTCACTGGGAGTAAGGCCCACAACGTTCACCTCCGCAACGTCGCCATCGACCAGGACCTCAAAATGAACGAGTACGGCGTGTTCGACGTGAGCGGCGTAGACGACCCGGATGCGGGCCAGCGCGTCGGCGAGCGCATTGCTGGGGAAACAGAAGAGAGCATGTACGACGCTGTCGGCGTCCCGTGGATGCCACCCGAACTCCGGGAGGACCGCGGCGAGATCGAGGCCGCCCTCGATGGCACCCTCCCGACGCTCGTAGAAGAGCGCGACATCAGAGGAGACCTGCACCTCCACACCGAGTGGTCGGACGGAAACAACACCATCGCCGAGATGGTCGAAGGGGCCGCAGAATTCGGCCACGAGTACCTCTGTATCTCCGACCACGCGACCGGTCCCGGCATGGTCGGTGGGGTCGGTCTCGACGACGAGGAGTTGCTCGAACAGCTCGAGGAGATTCGCTCGGTGGCTGCAGACGCCGATATCGAGGTGTTCGCGGGCGTCGAAGCAAACATCGACGCAGACGGCGGCATCTCCATCGGCGACGAGGTTGCAGAGGCACTGGACATCGTCGTCGCCTCGCCGCACAGCGGCCTCGACGGGGACGCCACAGACCGCCTCGTCACGGCCGTCTCGAATCCGGACGTGAACATCCTCGGCCACCCAACCGGTCGGTTGCTCAACCAGCGATCGGGTCTCGAATTTGACATCGAGGCGGTTGCGAAAGCCGCCGCAAAACACGAGACTGCCCTCGAAATCAACGCGAATCCCCACCGCCTCGACCTCTCTGGGAGCATGGTCCAGCAAGCGTTGAAACACGGCGCGACAATCTCCATCAACACCGACGCCCACAGCCCGGCGAGCTACTCGCTCATTCGCTACGGCGTCCACACGGCCCGTCGCGGGTGGGCTGAGGCAGACGACGTGGTCAACACCTGGCCGACCGACGACGTGCGCGAGTTCATCGAGTGA
- a CDS encoding Mut7-C RNAse domain-containing protein, translating to MAPRLLLDVMLGRLASYLRMCGYDTVYALDRNIEADDELLALAREEDRRLLTRDVLLAAQSHASILLRERDVHEQLRELEAAGLTLELAEPAYCGRCNGSLEPSTSDSRPEYVPDEVTALWRCRDCGQFFWKGSHWDRVEQTLESL from the coding sequence ATGGCACCGCGGCTGCTGCTCGACGTGATGCTTGGCCGACTCGCGAGCTATCTGCGCATGTGCGGCTACGACACCGTCTACGCGCTCGACCGTAACATCGAAGCGGACGACGAACTACTCGCGCTTGCCCGCGAGGAAGACCGGAGACTGCTCACGCGAGACGTTTTACTCGCAGCGCAAAGCCACGCGAGTATCCTCCTTCGAGAACGCGACGTACACGAGCAGTTGCGCGAACTCGAGGCCGCCGGCCTCACGCTTGAGCTCGCAGAACCGGCGTACTGCGGGCGGTGTAACGGCTCGCTCGAACCGAGTACATCCGATTCACGCCCCGAATACGTCCCGGACGAGGTGACCGCATTGTGGCGGTGTCGTGACTGCGGGCAGTTCTTCTGGAAAGGGAGCCACTGGGACCGCGTCGAACAGACGCTCGAATCGCTCTAA
- a CDS encoding DUF5789 family protein, with the protein MADEVEEETGPAVELGEGEAVEGIPLARVASRLTWGIEHSEIERREGDTVIRTPDGPQSLADVLAKIDTPYFSTRQEFVDDVRTAIGTGPVPTE; encoded by the coding sequence ATGGCAGACGAAGTGGAAGAAGAGACTGGGCCGGCAGTCGAACTCGGCGAGGGTGAAGCCGTCGAAGGCATCCCGCTCGCTCGCGTCGCGTCCCGACTGACGTGGGGCATCGAGCACAGTGAAATCGAACGCCGCGAGGGCGACACGGTCATCCGGACGCCGGACGGGCCACAGTCGCTCGCCGACGTCCTCGCGAAGATCGACACGCCGTACTTCTCCACCCGGCAGGAGTTCGTAGACGACGTCCGCACGGCAATCGGCACCGGCCCGGTCCCGACCGAATAA
- a CDS encoding CPBP family intramembrane glutamic endopeptidase, translated as MATEALRRRLPSLSWVQLALLWGAILTIVWMEWETTGLNQRVVRESVVYIVGPATLALFYGKHLGWRVDRLALKNTVLLALFVLPFYIVGSSLPSVRTYYPMWETGAALGEFLPHTVKQFVVVVAAETYYRGLLCVSVREIGFKSVFISPIVYTFHHLGKPPIEILLSGPTDVLFGAVDYKSNSILPSIVAHGMGLALLDWLVLHDPLIPPEQVLSWLRWLPIPL; from the coding sequence GTGGCAACCGAGGCGCTGCGACGGCGACTCCCATCGCTGTCCTGGGTGCAACTCGCACTTCTCTGGGGAGCCATCCTCACCATCGTCTGGATGGAGTGGGAGACCACCGGCCTCAACCAGCGGGTAGTCCGCGAGTCGGTCGTGTACATCGTCGGCCCAGCCACGCTTGCACTGTTCTACGGCAAGCACCTCGGCTGGCGCGTCGACCGCCTCGCGCTCAAGAACACCGTCCTGCTCGCGCTGTTCGTGTTACCCTTCTACATCGTCGGTTCCTCACTCCCCTCGGTCAGAACCTACTACCCGATGTGGGAGACGGGGGCTGCACTCGGCGAGTTTCTCCCACACACTGTAAAGCAATTCGTCGTGGTAGTCGCCGCAGAGACCTACTACCGTGGCCTCCTGTGCGTCAGCGTTCGCGAGATTGGCTTTAAGAGCGTGTTCATCAGCCCAATCGTATACACCTTCCACCACCTCGGCAAGCCGCCAATCGAGATTCTCCTCTCCGGGCCGACGGACGTGCTGTTCGGTGCCGTAGACTACAAGAGCAACTCCATTCTCCCCTCTATCGTCGCCCACGGGATGGGGCTCGCGCTGCTCGATTGGCTCGTCCTGCACGACCCGCTCATCCCGCCCGAGCAGGTGCTCTCGTGGTTGCGCTGGCTTCCGATTCCACTCTAG
- a CDS encoding DUF302 domain-containing protein, whose product MSPTFDPSELDPKAIGEETATLRMDHDEAIEHVREAFTSAGFGVATEFSPSELLNEKVDAGRDPYYVLGACNPKMADWALDASDNKIGALFPCNVVIWEEEPGVQQVYHVSIMRAARLLGMAPDNEEWEELVAETGELVDEAFANLDSE is encoded by the coding sequence ATGAGCCCAACGTTCGACCCGTCAGAACTCGACCCTAAGGCCATCGGCGAGGAGACGGCGACGCTCCGGATGGACCACGACGAAGCAATCGAGCACGTTCGTGAGGCGTTCACGAGCGCTGGATTCGGCGTCGCCACCGAATTTTCGCCATCCGAACTGCTGAACGAGAAGGTGGATGCAGGCCGCGACCCGTACTACGTCCTCGGCGCGTGCAACCCGAAGATGGCGGACTGGGCGCTCGACGCGAGCGACAACAAGATTGGGGCGCTGTTCCCCTGCAACGTCGTCATCTGGGAGGAAGAACCCGGCGTCCAACAGGTCTACCACGTGAGCATCATGCGAGCAGCGCGCCTGCTCGGCATGGCTCCAGATAACGAGGAGTGGGAGGAACTGGTCGCAGAGACGGGCGAACTCGTCGACGAGGCGTTCGCGAACCTCGACAGCGAGTGA
- the nreA gene encoding DNA repair protein NreA, producing the protein MRLDEFIEGLERDPDAERRRLAAEKSYEILDYIDNAQRSFNEVLQGDSLFGSSAPSIFVGRSNYPRVSTGLLSPMDPESNAADFATSGEWYRQGLSIDDVFQRRTGLLNSTRSAAVDVNDVWDGFVGVQREVAIAGRPVDVEIGLDNASSLDLQPTIDEISTPTGPRARARSADLAENPYIPRPVQKTLEDDDWQAQGAMNYLYRRGFDVYDINKILSAGALGQAQTRKLVPTRWSITAVDDTVGQYLRGRIRNAPSIDSVQVWTNEYMGNQFWVVLAPGSWEFELVEMKAPGSIWNPDPGGALWMGADSEGYEGRMAYVDETSGAYYAARLGVLEHLESIGRQAKCLVLRHVSDDYWGPVGVWQVRESVRNAFDGDHGEAESFHDAVRQVAPLLPVSLNDLRRKSSMVSGIQANLTDFS; encoded by the coding sequence ATGCGGCTCGACGAATTCATCGAGGGACTCGAACGCGACCCCGACGCCGAGCGACGGCGGCTCGCGGCCGAGAAATCCTACGAAATCCTCGACTACATCGACAATGCCCAGCGGTCGTTCAACGAGGTGTTACAGGGCGATTCGCTGTTCGGGAGCAGTGCCCCGTCTATCTTCGTCGGCCGGTCTAATTACCCCCGCGTTTCGACGGGCCTGCTCTCTCCGATGGATCCCGAGTCGAACGCCGCAGACTTCGCGACCAGCGGCGAGTGGTACCGCCAGGGGCTGAGCATCGACGACGTGTTCCAGCGTCGAACCGGTCTCCTCAACTCGACGCGCTCTGCGGCCGTCGACGTCAACGACGTGTGGGACGGCTTCGTCGGCGTCCAGCGAGAGGTGGCAATCGCGGGCCGCCCGGTCGATGTGGAAATCGGTCTCGACAACGCTTCCTCGCTCGACTTACAGCCGACCATCGACGAGATTTCGACCCCGACAGGCCCGCGAGCTCGCGCTCGGTCGGCCGACCTCGCCGAGAATCCCTACATTCCGCGGCCGGTCCAGAAGACGCTCGAAGACGACGACTGGCAGGCACAAGGGGCGATGAACTATCTCTACCGTCGCGGATTCGACGTCTACGACATCAACAAGATTCTCTCGGCGGGGGCACTCGGGCAGGCTCAGACACGGAAGCTGGTTCCGACGCGCTGGTCGATTACCGCCGTCGACGACACGGTCGGCCAGTATCTGCGAGGGCGCATCCGCAACGCGCCGAGCATCGACTCGGTGCAGGTGTGGACGAACGAGTACATGGGCAATCAGTTCTGGGTCGTCCTCGCGCCGGGCAGCTGGGAGTTCGAACTCGTCGAGATGAAAGCACCGGGAAGCATCTGGAACCCCGACCCCGGTGGCGCACTCTGGATGGGGGCCGATTCTGAGGGCTACGAGGGCCGCATGGCCTACGTCGACGAAACGTCCGGGGCGTACTACGCCGCCCGGCTCGGCGTCCTCGAACATCTGGAGTCCATCGGGCGGCAGGCGAAGTGTCTCGTCCTTCGGCACGTCTCCGACGACTACTGGGGGCCGGTGGGCGTCTGGCAGGTCAGAGAGAGCGTGCGAAACGCCTTCGACGGCGACCACGGTGAGGCTGAGTCGTTCCACGATGCGGTTCGACAGGTCGCACCGCTCTTGCCGGTCTCGCTCAACGACCTCCGCAGAAAATCGTCGATGGTGTCGGGGATTCAGGCGAACCTCACCGACTTCTCCTGA
- a CDS encoding transcription initiation factor IIB family protein gives MTRSTRTRERTLEEESTGEEREGVRTCPECESENLVKSTDRGEIVCDDCGLVVEEENIDPGPEWRAFNHQERQQKSRVGAPTTQTMHDKGLTTTIDWKDKDAYGRSISSKKRSQMHRLRKWQERIRTKDAGERNLQFALSEIDRMASALGVPRSVREVASVIYRRALKEDLIRGRSIEGVATSALYAACRKEGIPRSLEEISEVSRVERKEIGRTYRYISQELGLEMRPVDPKKYVPRFCSELNLSEEVQSKANEIIETTAEKGLLSGKSPTGYAAAAIYAASLLCNEKKTQREVADVAQVTEVTIRNRYQEQIEAMGIHN, from the coding sequence ATGACACGGTCCACCCGAACACGGGAGCGTACGCTCGAGGAGGAATCAACCGGGGAGGAGCGAGAGGGGGTTCGCACTTGTCCTGAATGTGAATCTGAGAATCTTGTCAAGAGTACAGACCGGGGGGAGATTGTCTGTGACGACTGTGGCTTAGTCGTCGAAGAGGAAAACATCGACCCAGGTCCGGAGTGGCGGGCGTTCAACCACCAGGAACGCCAGCAAAAGTCGCGTGTAGGTGCACCGACGACGCAGACGATGCACGACAAGGGGCTTACGACGACCATCGACTGGAAAGACAAGGACGCCTACGGCCGCTCTATTTCGTCGAAAAAGCGCAGTCAGATGCACCGACTCCGCAAGTGGCAAGAGCGCATTCGCACGAAGGATGCGGGCGAACGGAACCTGCAGTTCGCGCTCTCCGAAATCGACCGCATGGCCTCCGCGCTCGGTGTGCCACGGTCAGTCCGCGAAGTTGCGAGTGTTATCTACCGCCGCGCATTGAAAGAAGACCTCATTCGCGGACGTTCGATTGAGGGGGTCGCCACGTCCGCACTCTACGCCGCCTGCCGCAAGGAAGGCATCCCGCGTAGCTTAGAGGAGATTTCCGAGGTCTCGCGTGTCGAACGCAAGGAGATTGGCCGCACCTATCGCTACATCTCACAGGAACTCGGTCTCGAAATGCGTCCAGTGGACCCGAAGAAGTACGTCCCCCGGTTCTGCTCTGAACTCAACCTCTCTGAAGAAGTTCAGTCGAAGGCAAACGAGATTATCGAGACGACCGCCGAAAAAGGCCTGCTGTCCGGCAAATCGCCGACCGGTTACGCCGCCGCTGCTATCTACGCCGCTTCGCTGCTCTGCAACGAGAAGAAGACCCAGCGAGAAGTCGCAGACGTCGCGCAGGTCACCGAGGTCACCATCCGGAACCGCTACCAAGAACAGATCGAAGCGATGGGCATCCACAACTAG
- the rnhA gene encoding ribonuclease HI, with amino-acid sequence MPVIECDVAEARDRLQAAGIEVQAGNTDHEQWRASYEGATAVAYADKVVIQGTNTARLAGLLEGGGGRAHLYFDGASRGNPGPASVGWVIVTGDGIVAEGSERIGETTNNRAEYEALITVLEVAADYGFDEIHVRGDSQLVVKQVRGEWNANDPGMRERRVRVHELLGNFGEWSLDHVPREINEHADKLANEALDDA; translated from the coding sequence ATGCCAGTCATCGAGTGCGATGTAGCAGAGGCCCGAGACCGCCTGCAAGCGGCGGGTATCGAAGTGCAAGCAGGCAACACAGACCACGAGCAGTGGCGGGCCTCCTACGAGGGCGCGACGGCCGTCGCCTACGCGGACAAGGTCGTGATTCAGGGAACGAACACCGCTCGACTGGCTGGCCTCCTCGAAGGTGGTGGCGGCCGCGCGCACCTCTACTTCGACGGCGCGAGCCGCGGGAATCCCGGTCCGGCTTCCGTCGGCTGGGTCATCGTGACCGGCGACGGTATCGTCGCGGAGGGGAGCGAACGAATCGGTGAGACGACCAACAACCGAGCCGAGTACGAGGCGCTCATCACGGTACTCGAAGTCGCCGCCGATTACGGATTCGACGAGATACACGTTCGCGGTGACTCCCAACTCGTCGTCAAGCAGGTTCGCGGCGAGTGGAACGCAAACGACCCCGGGATGCGCGAACGACGAGTACGCGTCCACGAACTGCTCGGAAACTTCGGCGAGTGGTCGCTCGACCACGTTCCGCGAGAGATAAACGAACACGCTGACAAGCTTGCGAACGAGGCCCTCGACGATGCCTGA
- a CDS encoding rnhA operon protein has translation MPEVPDDVIAEAERLTRLALSVVDENEAAAHRARRDQLVAGYDFVARVREEGTRHTLVLYPTEWVEDDEVQFDRIRDTSRAIERVIDGTGAESEWEAVEAHNQALVEQISTEFGDDHAANVRKFADFMGNHYVRRLDSATTAEVEEFLSEYYLRNTWPTDAQKTIVRASLARAFELAGRESPPL, from the coding sequence ATGCCTGAAGTACCTGACGACGTGATAGCTGAGGCAGAGCGACTGACGAGACTGGCGCTTTCAGTCGTCGACGAAAACGAGGCGGCGGCTCACCGAGCACGGCGAGACCAGCTCGTCGCCGGATACGATTTCGTCGCTCGCGTCCGCGAGGAAGGAACGCGCCACACGCTGGTGCTGTACCCGACCGAGTGGGTCGAAGACGACGAGGTGCAGTTCGACCGCATCCGGGATACGTCGCGGGCGATAGAGCGCGTCATCGACGGCACCGGCGCGGAGAGCGAGTGGGAAGCCGTCGAAGCGCACAATCAGGCTCTCGTCGAACAGATCAGCACCGAGTTCGGTGACGACCACGCGGCGAACGTCCGGAAGTTCGCCGATTTCATGGGCAACCACTACGTTCGGCGGCTGGACTCCGCGACGACCGCAGAGGTAGAAGAATTCCTCTCAGAGTACTATCTGCGCAACACGTGGCCGACCGACGCGCAAAAAACGATTGTGCGAGCGAGTCTGGCGCGAGCGTTCGAACTCGCGGGCAGAGAGTCGCCGCCGTTATAG
- a CDS encoding PadR family transcriptional regulator translates to MSEAQAVSNDLGMVRNLTAFQQNILVILSEKPMYGLAIKRELESYYGSEVNHGRLYPNLDDLVEMGLVEKSELDKRTNQYALTSKGEGAVVDKLEWILSKFVNEDDRASTVRDIINKQL, encoded by the coding sequence ATGTCAGAGGCACAAGCAGTATCGAATGACCTGGGCATGGTCCGGAACCTGACAGCGTTCCAACAGAACATTCTCGTCATCCTGAGCGAAAAACCGATGTACGGGCTCGCAATCAAGCGGGAACTCGAGTCGTACTACGGCTCAGAGGTGAACCACGGGCGTCTCTACCCCAACTTAGACGACCTCGTGGAGATGGGACTCGTAGAGAAGAGTGAACTCGACAAGCGCACCAACCAGTACGCACTCACCAGCAAGGGTGAGGGCGCGGTCGTCGACAAACTCGAGTGGATTCTCTCGAAGTTCGTGAACGAGGACGACCGGGCGTCAACCGTTCGCGACATCATCAACAAGCAGCTATAA
- a CDS encoding inorganic diphosphatase: protein MANLWEDLQTGPNSPEVINVVVECLKGERNKYEYDKDIPGVVLDRVLHSNVHYPSDYGFIPRSYYDDEDPFDALVLVEDATFPGCIIEARPVALMKMDDDGEQDDKVIAVPNEDPRFDHIEDLEDIPQHLRDEIDEFFSTYKNLEKGKEVTTQGWEDKQAAYDAIEHARDLYAQHFG, encoded by the coding sequence ATGGCGAATCTCTGGGAAGATCTGCAGACAGGGCCGAACTCGCCCGAAGTGATCAACGTCGTCGTCGAGTGTCTCAAAGGTGAACGCAACAAGTACGAGTACGACAAGGACATCCCCGGTGTCGTCCTCGACCGCGTACTTCACTCGAACGTCCACTACCCGAGCGACTACGGGTTCATCCCGCGCTCGTACTACGACGACGAAGACCCATTCGACGCGCTCGTCCTCGTAGAGGACGCGACGTTCCCCGGGTGCATCATCGAAGCCCGTCCGGTCGCCCTCATGAAGATGGACGACGATGGCGAACAGGACGACAAGGTCATCGCTGTTCCGAACGAGGACCCACGCTTCGACCACATCGAGGACTTAGAAGACATCCCACAGCACCTGCGCGACGAAATTGACGAGTTCTTCTCGACGTACAAAAACCTAGAGAAGGGCAAGGAAGTCACGACGCAGGGCTGGGAAGACAAGCAGGCGGCGTACGACGCCATCGAACACGCACGCGACCTCTACGCACAGCACTTCGGCTGA
- a CDS encoding alkaline phosphatase family protein: MGLFDRLRGDDAPRVAFFGIDGVPYSLLAEHEDEFPNLAALADEGASGAIDSIVPPESSACWPSLTTGKNPGETGVYGFQDREVGSYDTYVPMGRDVQAERLWDRVTSEGRNATVMNVPVTFPPQRNVQRMVSGFLSPSLDKASYPDDLESTLADFGYRIDVNAKLGHDDDKTAFIEDAHKTLDGRFKAFKHFVEQDDWDLFFGVFMTTDRVNHFLFKDYEHDGEYKEEFMEFYRKVDRYLGELRNALADDVTMVVASDHGFTTLNYEVHCNAWLNEEGWLDYQDDDHSGLDDISGDTKAYSLIPGRFYINLEGREPRGSVPQDEYEAVRDELKSKLEALEGPDGKKVAQRVVKKEEAFRGDHEDIAPDLVVIPNHGYDLKSGFKPHGDVFDVGPRNGMHSFDNASLYIDDQNATIRDADLFDITPTILDLMDIDFARDAYDGASLL; encoded by the coding sequence ATGGGTTTGTTCGACCGGCTCCGTGGCGACGATGCTCCTCGCGTCGCTTTCTTCGGTATCGACGGCGTACCGTACAGCCTTCTCGCAGAACACGAGGACGAATTTCCGAACCTCGCCGCACTCGCGGACGAGGGGGCGTCCGGTGCAATCGACAGCATCGTCCCGCCCGAATCGAGCGCCTGCTGGCCATCGCTTACCACGGGGAAGAATCCCGGTGAGACTGGTGTCTACGGGTTCCAGGACCGCGAGGTCGGTTCCTACGACACGTACGTCCCGATGGGGCGCGACGTGCAGGCGGAACGCCTCTGGGACCGCGTGACCTCCGAGGGACGCAACGCGACGGTGATGAACGTCCCCGTCACGTTCCCACCCCAGCGCAACGTCCAGCGCATGGTCTCCGGGTTCCTCTCACCGAGCCTCGACAAAGCGAGCTATCCAGACGATCTGGAATCGACGCTCGCCGACTTCGGCTACCGAATCGACGTGAACGCCAAACTGGGCCACGACGACGACAAGACCGCCTTCATCGAGGACGCCCACAAGACCCTCGACGGACGGTTCAAGGCGTTCAAGCACTTCGTCGAGCAGGACGACTGGGACCTCTTCTTCGGCGTCTTCATGACGACCGACCGGGTGAATCACTTCCTGTTCAAGGACTACGAACACGACGGCGAGTACAAGGAGGAGTTCATGGAGTTCTACCGGAAGGTAGACCGCTACCTCGGCGAACTCCGCAACGCGCTTGCAGACGACGTGACGATGGTGGTCGCGAGCGACCACGGCTTTACCACCCTTAACTACGAGGTTCACTGCAACGCCTGGCTCAACGAAGAAGGGTGGCTCGATTACCAGGATGACGACCACTCCGGACTCGACGACATCTCCGGGGACACGAAGGCCTACTCGCTCATTCCCGGCCGCTTCTACATCAACTTAGAGGGGCGCGAACCCCGCGGCAGCGTCCCACAGGACGAATACGAAGCCGTCCGCGACGAACTCAAGTCGAAGCTCGAAGCACTCGAAGGCCCCGACGGCAAGAAGGTTGCACAGCGCGTGGTCAAGAAGGAAGAGGCTTTCCGCGGCGACCACGAGGACATCGCTCCCGACCTCGTCGTCATCCCGAACCACGGCTACGACCTGAAATCCGGGTTCAAGCCACACGGCGACGTCTTCGACGTCGGACCACGAAACGGGATGCACAGTTTCGACAACGCCTCGCTCTACATCGACGACCAGAACGCGACCATCCGCGACGCGGACCTCTTCGACATCACGCCGACCATCCTCGACCTGATGGATATCGACTTCGCCCGCGACGCCTACGACGGCGCGAGCCTGCTCTAA